TATCTGTTGTCCCAGAAAAAGAGAAGGTCATTGAAGTTCTTTTGAGAGAGTTCTCTGCTCAGATAGAGATAGATAAAGTGGGTGAGAATGTAGATATCCCTATCATAAGTAATTATGACAAAAATTCTAAGCTGGGTAAAGATAGATTACTCAATGCCTACTTTATTAAAGAAGAGATTGGCTTCCCTGCTATATCTGTGGATATTGGCAGTGCTATTACGGTAGATCTTGTTTCGGCCAAAGGGGAATTTCAAGGCGGTATTATTTTTCCGGGTTTTAAGACTATAGCCAGAGTACTTAAAGATAAAACCGAGATCTTACCGGAAGTCAATTTCGATTTTATTCCCCAGGGTTATTACGGCAGCAATACAGAAGATTGTATCAAGATTGGGGTT
This window of the Candidatus Kaelpia imicola genome carries:
- a CDS encoding type III pantothenate kinase translates to MKNTLLIDLGNTNIGVAVKSKGSLDKPERFSFENLESFRAYLMNKDFKRVVMVSVVPEKEKVIEVLLREFSAQIEIDKVGENVDIPIISNYDKNSKLGKDRLLNAYFIKEEIGFPAISVDIGSAITVDLVSAKGEFQGGIIFPGFKTIARVLKDKTEILPEVNFDFIPQGYYGSNTEDCIKIGVLTAVSSLMNRVIENYKKIERNNSLVVITGGDARLMLDNSKIDFIHLPELTISALSLISSLKD